In the genome of Terriglobia bacterium, the window TGAAAGAAGGCTTGCATAGTGCCTTTGCCTTCCCGGTTCTGTTGGGCGGCGAGGTATTGGCTGTTCTCGAGTTCTTCAGCGATCAGATCCGCCAGCCTGACACTAAGCTGCTCGCGCTTTTGTCATCAATCGGAAGCCAGGTTGGCCAGTTCATCGAACGCACCGACGCCGAAGCGGCGTTGCGAATCTACGCCCGCGAGTTGGAGTCCGCCAAGCAGATTGCGGAAGAAGCGACGAAGGCAAAGAGCGAGTTCCTGGCCAACATGAGCCACGAGATTCGCACGCCGCTGAACGCGATCATCGGATTGTCGTGGCTATGCCTGCAGTCGGACCTGGGGGAGAAGCAGCGGGAGTTTGTGCAGAAGACCGCGCTCGCGGCGCAGAATCTGATGCGGCTGGTGAACCAGATACTTGATGTGTCGAAGATTGAAAGCGGTGGCCTGCAGCTTGAGGCCGCGGATTTTTCGCTCGAGTCGGTGTTGGTGAACCTGGATACGATCATGGGCGAGCTGGCGCGTTCCAAAGGGCTCTTGTTCAGGATTTCGCGAGCCGCACAGCTGCCGCAAAGGCTGCATGGAGATGCGCTGCGCCTGGAGCAAATTCTTACCAACCTGGCCAGCAACGGCGTCAAATTTACGATGACCGGATCGGTGGATGTGTTTGTAGCGCAGAAGCAAAGCGATTCGAATGGCGTGGATCTTGAATTCTCAGTCAAGGACACGGGCATTGGAATGACGGGGGACCAGATTGAGCGCATCTTCAGGCCCTTCACGCAAGCCGACGACTCCACGACGCGCAAGTATGGCGGCAGCGGGCTTGGACTCACGATCAGCAAGCGGCTGGTGCAGATGATGGGGGGGGACCTGACGGTTGAGAGCTTTCCGGGGCTGGGCAGCAC includes:
- a CDS encoding ATP-binding protein, producing the protein MSASPIKPPGPENQEPELLDLALDLICVAGTDGYFTRINQAWTDSLGYTKEELLTQPWINVVHPEDREATIAEATKVFQGYRTMRFRNRCRAKDGSYRWIVWTAAAPADGRFFYATGRDVTELKRDQDLLVAQYAVTRVLAEASSLAEAAPKILQKICETLEWATGSLWQLDRSKGVLRCVETWHMPTANVTEFSAATRAVTFERGLGLPGRVWANADAHWIEDVTKDANFPRAQVGLKEGLHSAFAFPVLLGGEVLAVLEFFSDQIRQPDTKLLALLSSIGSQVGQFIERTDAEAALRIYARELESAKQIAEEATKAKSEFLANMSHEIRTPLNAIIGLSWLCLQSDLGEKQREFVQKTALAAQNLMRLVNQILDVSKIESGGLQLEAADFSLESVLVNLDTIMGELARSKGLLFRISRAAQLPQRLHGDALRLEQILTNLASNGVKFTMTGSVDVFVAQKQSDSNGVDLEFSVKDTGIGMTGDQIERIFRPFTQADDSTTRKYGGSGLGLTISKRLVQMMGGDLTVESFPGLGSTFRFSVHFSAAKESQRKTRSGSFGAEGVLNRDIEAAFRGARILVAE